Below is a window of Sulfurisphaera ohwakuensis DNA.
ATGGTTCGTTGGAGGTAAAATAAACATTGCCTATAACGCTTTAGATAGATGGGTTAAGCAAGGTATGGGAGAAAAGACTGCTATAATCTGGTTAAATGAGGAAGGGAAGGAGAAGAAATATACGTACTTAGATTTATATGAATTGACAGCTAAAATTGCAAAATTCATTAGAGAACATGCCTCAAAAGGTGATACAGTTTTAATTTATATGCCTATGGTAGTTGAGGCTGGTGCTACAATGTTAGCCTCTGCAAGGGCCGGAACAATTCATACTGTAGTGTTTTCTGGATTTGGTGTTAAAGCTTTAGCAGATAGGATTAGAAGTGCCAAACCTAAGATAATTTTTACTGCTGACGTCACTTTCAGAAGAGGAAAAACAATAGAACTAAAGTCAATCGTTGATGAGGCTATTAAAGAAAGTCAAGTGAATGTGAAAAAAGTAGTTGTTCTAAATAGGGAAGGTAAGTGTGATTTTAAGGAGGAAAGAGATGTAGATTTTAATGAAATATTAAAGTTATCTCCTTTTATTGAGGTCGAGAAAACTAATTCAGAAGATCCCTTATTTATACTTTATACTTCTGGGACTACTGGGAAACCTAAAGGAATAGTCCACGCTATGGGATCTTATACTGTTTGGGATTACGCTCACGTAAAGTGGCTTTATGATTTTTCTAGGAATAGAAAATTATTAACTACTGCAGACCTTGGTTGGATTAACGGACACTCTTACAGTTTATATGGTGTTTTATTAAATTATGGGACCGCAATATGGATTGAAGGTGTTTTGGATTATCCTCATCCAGGTGTAATGTGGGAGATAATAGAAAAATATCATGTGGAATATGTGTGGACAGCTCCTACATTGATTAAAGTGTTAATGAAATATGGTGAACAATACATAAATAAATATGACACAAGTAGCCTAGAAATATTTGTTACAGCTGGTGAGAGTTTAGGATTAGAAGCATTAAACTGGTTAAGGAGAAACGTAAAGGCTAAGAAGATATTTGAGGTCTGGGGCCAGACTGAAAACTCTGGATATATTGCTTCACCTGGAGGATCTTATTATGGCTTTCTAAAGATAAAAGACGGTAGTGTGGGTTTGCCCTTGCCATCAATTGAAATTAAAGTTGTCGATGATAATGGAAATGAAGTACCTATAGGAAGGCCTGGAAATATCATAATCACTACACCATCTCCAGCTTTTATGATTGGGTTGTGGAATGATGAGAGGTATAAAAACTATTATGCTAAGTTTGGTTATTACGAGACTGGGGACTTTGGTTATTTAGATGAAGAGGGCTATTTGTATATCCTTGGAAGGAGTGATGATATTATAAAAGTAGCTGGGCATAGGATAGGAGTTGCTGAAGTCGAAAACGCTGCTTCTATTTCAGAAGTTGCTGAGGTTGCGGCTGTAGGCGTTCATGATCCAATAAGGGGTGAAGTAATAATAATATTTGCAGTTCCTAAAGAAGGTGCTAAAGACCTAGATTACGTTAAGCAAAAGATAGTTGAGAGTGTAAGAAAGAATTTCGGTGCTATTGCCATAATTAAGGATGTAATTTTCGTTAACAAATTACCTCATACTAGAACTGGGAAAATAATGAGAAGAGTGTTAAGAGCTTTAGCAAGTGGTAATGAGGTAGGTGATATCTCTACTCTTGAAGACGAAACTAGCATAGAAGAAGCTAAGAAAGCTTTATCAGAAATTAAAGTAATCGATAAAAGTTAATTAGAAGCTTAGAGTTGGATGAATTTCCTATATATAGTTTCATAGAAATCTTTCAATATGCATTTGCGCATTTACAAAGAAATATATTTATTTTATTCTATTATTAAATTACATAATTTCTGAATAAGGAATATGTCTTTTTTATCATATAAAATCTTTGGCTAGGTTAATGTTATACATCCTGTATCTCTTAACTTTCCTTTCCTTACTAATTCATAAGCTACTCTACTTAATCTATCAGCCTCTTCATTTTCTTCTCTAGGTACCCAGATTAGGGTAGCATTTAGTTTCTTCTTTAATTGGATCGCTTTTTCGTAAAGTGGGATTATTCTCTTAGCCTTAATCTTGTACTCACCATTCATTTGTTTTATTACGAGTTGCGAATCTCCCTTAATTATTGGGGAAGAAATTCCAAGTTTTAACATTGTTTCCATTAAACATATTAATCCAGAATATTCGGCTACGTTATTTGTTGAGTTAATACTGAAAGGTTTCTCAGCTAAACCATAACCTTCAATTTTTCTATTATCTAAATAGATTACAAAGCCGAAAGTGGCTATTCCTCCAGGGTTTTTAGGTTCGCATAAACCATCAAAATAACCGATTATCATAGAGTAGTAATGTTAATGGTTAAAAATTAGTTTATCTTAAAGCTTATATTCTTTCAGAATATATGTCGTAAAAAATTAATCTATCGTGGAAAAGGGGTTTTCTTTCTAAGTGATAAATGTCTTTATTCATCATAATATTATCTTACCGTTTGTCCCTACACTTTCATTTCACTCATTTTATCTTCAATGAGAGAGTGTAGGGACTTAGTCCTCAACCACTGTGGGTCATGGGACTCCTTTGAGCCCAACGGCACGGGACTCACATCTCCGTTATCTCCCTCACCCTTTTGGGCATAGCCCACATCGGTGTGAGAGATCATCTTTATCGGAAAAATTTTAACATTATCAAATATAAAAAGATTTTTATTAACGTGAAAAAGGATTCAGCCCAATTTCTTATTAGTACTATCCTACAATTTCCATTCTTAACAAATTGGATAACGTCTCGTTCTAATCCTAATAAAAATTAAAGCGGTCTCTAAGGCGTAAATCACGTTTCCGTAAATTTATGAAGAACTTTTCTTTGTTCCAGTAAGTGTGGCGTCGGTTTTGTCAAAGTTAGCGTAGATCTCCCTATGAAATTGAGGGACTTCTTCACTTATATTACCCTTTATACAATATGAGCTAGCAAAATCCTACTGGAACATTAAATTTACGCGATAACTGTTCACATGCAAGATTTTCTATAAACTTCTCTATAAATAATATTTTAGTTCCGTAATCTCTTATACGTTTTAAAATATACTCTATTAACTTATCATCTTTGCCAATATTGAGATACGTTGCACTTAGCCCAGGTGCCAAGAGAACTATAAATTCGCTTTCGATTATCTTTTTCTCTTCGAGCTCCTGTAATATTGAAAACACAACTTCAGGTTTGTCAACACTAATTAGGATATTATGCACTAGGTCCAATTTGAAATCAAACTCATCCTCCCAATCTACAGTTCTGTATAGATCAAGAGTTTTGTTTAAATACTTATCATCTTTAGTTAAAACATATGCTAGGAGTGATGCTAACACCATAGTGTCTCTAGCTTTTTCACGTATCTCTCTAATACCTCTTTTCCTCGTCCCTTTAAGGGTGACTGGAGCGAAGGTTAGACTTCTGAAGAGTTGTTCTAAATTATCCTTCTCATTAAACGTTGCGTAATATCTAGTTAAGGCATACATCTTCATTAGTATCATTTCGTCTGTAAGTCCTTTGTTTTTCATTAATCTTTTAACGTAATCCTTATACCTTTCATACCCAATACTCCTCAGTGCTATCGCTATAACGGCAGTATCCATAAAGAGTTCTGTTTCATCCCCAACTTCTGCCAACATCTTTATAGCTTCTTCTATGAGCTCCTTTCTAGCGGGGGTTTTCTCGTCTCTTAAAGCAATATTCCTTAAAAAATAGGAATAAGTCTCCTCATCCGGATTTAACTTAAGGAAATCATCTACCGGGTTATAGTCATTTACTAAATGTGCACAAGTTATTAAAACATAAAAGTTCAGTAAAGGACTGAACTTTGGCTTATTACCTAATAAACACTCAGTTAAAGTAGCCGTATTTACTAGGTCACTATCATCTAGTTTATTCTCATACTTTTTAATAATATTAAATGCCGTGCCCCTATCACCAGCTATTGCGTATGTTTCGGCTGATTTTAATACATGTATTTTTCTATACGGATTTCTTAACAGCTCTTCATGAAAATATTGATTAAACTAATCTAAAGTAGACTCTTTAGATGCTATTTTATAGATAAAGTAATAGAGCTCAATTTTTTCTTCTATGATATAAAGATAGGGGTTTAATCAGATCATGAAGATTTATGAAACTTAACATAATATAATGTCTGCTACCAATTATTTAATCTTTATACTTTTTTATATCAGTTGTGAAGGAATAATAGTATCATCCTAACATAAGATGTTGAAGAAGGGTTAAATATGGGATCAATAAGTCACATTCTGTATCGATTAGTTTTGTTTTCCCTTAACATTTACTATGAAATAAGGCTTAGAGTATCTTTGCTTCTTACAGCTTGTAAGTGTTTTAACGCGGTATAGAGGTGTTAGTTTTATCTATAATAGAATTTCTGTCATAATCTAGTCTATTTGGAATAAATTTTTATATAACTTTAGTAAAGATAACTTATGGGAGTTTTCAAAAAAGAGAAAATGTATCCTCCTATACCAAACCTACAAGCTGTTATACAGAATTTTATTCAATATCTAAATAGCGATGGATGGAAAACACAGTATAAGGTTGAAGGTAATAAAGCTATAGTTCAAGCACAAAAAGGAGGGATATTAAGGGATATTATAGCTGCAGATAGGGCACTAACATTTACTTTTGAACAGCTTCCTAATGGCGTTAAAGTTACGGCTGGAATAGGTAAGTGGATACAAAACTTAGCAGTAACCGCAATAGAAGCTCTTTTACTTTCGGAACTCTTCTTGGTCGTTGATGTACCAGAAATGTTATGGACCGAGCACGTAGAGTCTAATTTAATGAAAAAATTAGATGAAATAGTCCAAACAACAGCCTAATATTCGCTTAATGTACCTTTTTTCCTAGCTCTCTTAAACGCGTATTTGTAAAATCCTATCCCTAAAGGTAATAATATAGCATTAAACATAACAAGTACTAATATAACGTTAAGCAAATGAAGTATGCCTTCCCCAGAAAGCATTGATAATCTTAATCCATTTAAAGCCCAAGTTAACGGTAATGCAAGGCTAATTAATTTTACTGGTAGAGGTAAGACGGTTATTGGAAATACTGTACCACTCATTAATGTTGTGAATGTGGAAAAGAAGAATGCTATTGGATTCCCTTGCTTTACGATCATCGTAAAACTTGCAGAAATCATGGAAAAACCAATTGTTGAAAGCAACAAGAGGAATATTATGATAAGAGTAGATAATACGTTAATCTGGTATTTTACACCTAAAGCAAAACCGATTGATAGTATAACTGCAGCATTTACAGTATTTATAACAAACCCCCAGATCGCGGAGTAAAGGAGAAAAGATACTACACCTCCAGAGGATAAAACATAATACTCAATTGTACCGTAAAGTTGTTCATTTCTAAGCCTCTGACTTATAGTTGTAATGATTGATGATACATAACCTTGAAAAGCTAAGCCGATAACGAAGAACGCAGTATAGTTACTAACTCCTATTCTTTCAACAAGGCTATTACCAAGGGAAGTACCAACGAAATAATAAGTGAATACTGGCAAAACCCACGATAAAACGTTTAAAACCATTTGAGTCCTATAACTACTCCATATTTTAAACCCCCTTAAATAGATATAAGCATAAAGTTTATCTATTACTCCCCCCATCTTCTCCACCACCCTCCTCTTCCTGATCTATTTCTCGTACTATCCATTTCCTCACCCATTAAATATACAAACACGTCCTCTAAAGTGGGTTTTTCTTCCCTTAAAACTTCTCCTTCGACATTTTCGTCCTGCGGTACTCTTAAGATAAAGGTACCATTATTATATCCAATAACGTACTTATCTAAACCTTTTGGAACATTTTTTGCTACAATAACTTTCACTTTTCCTAATCTAGATAAAATTTCTTCCTTGCTGCCTTGAGCAATTACATTACCTCTCTTAAGAACTATTATTTTATCGGCTAAATCCTCAACTTCTTTCATATTGTGAGATGTTAAAAGTATAGTCTTCTCTTTGCTGATAATTTTAATTAAACTTCTGAAATCTCTTGAACTTACCACGTCCATTCCTAAAGTGGGTTCGTCAAGTAAAATTACTGGCGGATCTAAAATTAAAGCTCTAGCTAAAGCTAGCTTTCTCTGCATTCCAGTACTATACTTCATATACTGAACATTTTTCCACTCAGAGAGTCCAACTAATTCAAGGAGTTCTTCAGCTCTTCTTTTAGCTTCACTTCTTGAAAGCCCTTGAATAATCCCGAAAAAGACTAAATTATCTAACCCAGAAAGACGAAAATAGAAAGCCCTCTCACTTACCATCATGGTACCTATATTTCTTCTTACTTCTTTTTCTTGTTTTGTAACACTATAACCATTAACGAAAGCATCTCCAGAATCTGGAATAATAAGCGTAGAGAGAATCTTAATAAGAGTAGTTTTTCCAGCTCCGTTATGTCCAACTAAGGCTCCAATCTTTCCTTTTTCTAGTTCAAATGAAACATCGTTTAAGGCTCTGATCTCTTTTTTCCCAGTTCTAAAAACCTTAGAAACATTAACTACTTTTATCAAATTCTTGAATCCCTCTCTTCAATATTTCCATGACTTTCTCCTTTTGTTCTTGGCTTAATGAGGATTTGTTTTCTATTAAATATCTCAAATTCGCATCTAATTCGTCGATTACTACTTCATATTGGTGCTCTGGGCTAATTAATCTTTTCCCTTTTTCAGTTATCTCATAGTATTTTTTTCCTTCTTCTTCTTTTACAACTCTCACATATCCTTCATCCTGGAGTTTGTTTAACGCGGGATATATAGCCCCTGGGGAAGGTTTCCAGAATCCTTGTGTGATTTTCTCTATTTCTCTCATTATGTCTGCTCCAGTCATTTCCCCTTTTGAAGATAATATTGTGAGAATAAGATAAGCTAATCCTCTTCTCCTATGATGATGAAAGTGTCTCCACATATGATATCAATTTTGATATCACATTAAAAAACTTTTCACAAAGTTTTAAACTAGAAAGTAGGTTTCCAAAGTAAACTATAAATAGCTTCTCTGAAGATAAAAAATCATGGAAAAGCAAAACATATGTCCTATTGTTGAGACCATAAAAGTAATAGGAAGTGAAGCTAAACTCTTGGTGTTAAGATATCTTTTTGATGGTAGTAAGGGTTTTAATGAACTTCAAAGGGTTACTAAGTTAAGTTCAAAAACATTATCAAACACATTAAAAGATCTTGAGGAAGCGGGAATAGTGAAAAGAGTAATTATAAGTGATAGGCCTTTTCGCGTAAAATATGAACTTACAGAGAAAGGGAAAGAGCTAAGAACATTATTTACTGAAATGGAAAAATGGGGAACTAAGCACCTCTTATCTGGAGATAAAAATAAATAAATAAAATAAAAATAACTTGTAGTATTATTTCTCTTCAATTGTTCTAACTAATTCCTCTGTTTTTATAACTTCTTTTGGTTTCCATCCCATAGCCATAGCAATAGCTGTACCCACTAGTGAAATTACTAAGTTAATTGCTAGGGCTATTAATGCAATATATATTCCTCCTAAGGGTGTTGGATAACTTGTAGTTGTAATTGCACCGAAATGATTAACATATGCTGTTAACACTACACCACTAGCTACACCGCCTATTAAACCAGCTAATAACGATCTTCCTTCGAGCTTATTTGTAAATAGTCCTAAGAAGACTGGGGGTAATGTTTGTAAAATTATAATACCTCCGAGTAATTGTAATCCAATGGCATAACTTAGTGGTACTACAAAGATGAAAGCTAAGGCAAGGAACTTAAAAGCAGTTGAAATCCACTTAGCTAAAGTAGCTTCTCCTCTAGGAGTTAAGTTGTAAAATTCTTTAACTACATTTCTAACCAAGAGATTTGCAGAACCAATAGCCATTATAGCTGCTGGTACTAGTCCTCCAATAAATATACCTACGAATGCAATACCATTAAACCATGAAGGCATAGAATAAGCTAACAAAGCCGGTACAGTTGTTATTCCCCCATACTTAGCTGATAATGTATAAGCTGGTTTAATAGCGAATACTAGTATACCAAATAACGCTAGGAGTGCTAAACCGATACCATAAATCGGTAGTAATGCTGTACCGTATTTTAGTTTCTTTTTATCTTCTGCACTTAACGAACCATTAATTGCATGAGGATAAAGATATAATGCTAATGCACTTCCTACTGCAAGTGTCCAAAATGCTGAAAGGGCTGAAGGAGGTAAGTAAGAATAGGGTATAGGTTTAACTGCATGAAATGCCGTTGAAAAACCTCCAATACTAAGAGGAACTGCAATTATTGTTGCTAAAACTGTTATCCATATTAACATATCTTTAAATACACCAGTTAATGCGGCACCTCTTAATCCGCTAGTAATTGTAAAAGCAGCTAGGACAATAAATGCTATTAAAAGTGATAAATCAAGAGTTAACCTTGTTGGTGGAAGACCTAAACCAATAAGCATAACTATTAATACAGCCTGCATACCGAATATTTGTAAAGCAATATAAGGTATTTCAGCAACTGCACCTACTAAGGCTACAGCTATTGCTAAAGCTCTGCTGTTAAACCTGTCTTTAACGAAATCAGCTGCTGTAACATAGCCTCTATTTCTTGATACAGTCCACAATCTAGGCATGGTTAAAAGAGCAATTGGAAAAGTTAAACCTACATAAAATACGGCAAAATATGCTAATGCACCACTCTTAAAAGCTAATTCTGGTACTGCTATGAAAGTATATGCTGTATATAGGTCAGCTCCCATTAAGAACCAGACTAGTAATATTCCTAATCTCCTTCCTCCAAGTCCCCATTCATCAAGTCTGCTTAAGTCCCCTCTTCTCCATCTAGCCCCATAAAATCCTAAAAAGGCAAATATAGCAAATAATACTATAAATATTGTTAAGGTCGAGATATCTACGTTCATCTTTCACCCTCCTCCTTTACAAAATGAACTACTACGGCACTAAGTACAGTAGTTACAGCCAGTAGAAGTATCTGATACCAGTAAAATATTGGTAAACCACCTAAAGTTGGATTTATCTTATTGTATATAGGGAAGAGAGAGTATAGTAGTGTTACTATTATAGCTACCACTAACATTGCCACATAATATGCAGAATTCACAAATATTTATAAAATAAGGAGATATATATATTTTTATTTACATCCATGAAAAATGTTTTTAAAAAAACACATAAAGGTTAATATTGTATAAACATTAAATTAAATAGTGATAGTGAATATAAACTAATAAATTCAAATAAGGAAAACTAGTAAAGATAAAGTATACTAAACGTAGATGAATTAAGGACTAGAATCTTTGTTATTCAAAATAACCTTATGTACAAAACCTTAAATTAGAAGTGAAATAACAAAGTGCAGAAAACGTAAATATTCTCTTAATTAGAATAACTTGATAAAGGAAAATTCTCTACATAATATATTGTTGTTAGACTAAGGACTCATTGGTGACACTAATATTACATTATCTCCTCTTATAATTATTGTACCTACTTTCCTAGTGCTACCATCACTCATCACTTCCTCAGAATTCTCTAATACTAAGTTCATATGCATATCATAACTCTTAAGAGTACCTCTAACAATTTTATCTCCTTTTAATTTCACTAACACAGTGGAACCCAAAGATTCTGCTAGAACCTTGTGTGCTGTTTCAGCCAAATTAACACCCATATTGTGTATAAGATATTCGGTATAAATATTTTATCTTCGTATCAACGTGGAAGATTCTCTCTGTGAGAAGATTTTCTTCTCTGCTCATTTATCACATCTATTAAAAATTTGGAAAAATAAATAATATCCCTTAACGTCTTTTTATGTATAGTAAGATACTACGTCATCATTCTGATATTCCTAGTCCTAACAAATAAAATTGCATAAACAATTACATAAATAATCCCTATATATCTTAAAATGCTTAGTTCTCCTATTACTGTCCCTATATCTGAAACTACAATTACAGCTACTGAATATACTATTGAAAATATGAATTCCATGATCGGTATTATAATCCTTATCTTCTCTTTTTCAATAGCAGTTATTAAGAACGAGTTTAGATATATAAATGAAGAGTTTTCTAACACCAGTATTGTAAATACCCCTATCATAAACACTGGAAATAGATAGACTATATATGACAGGAGCACAATCACTAGGGCTATTGTTATCCTGTAAACTAACACATAGTTACCAAGAGTTCTTACTCTGATAATATTAGAAACGTAAGTTGCAAAAATCATTGTTATAGAGAAAAAGAGTAGATATAGGGAGTAGCTGACATTGAACATGTCCGTAATTCCTAGTAAATAGAAAATTACTGGGTAAAGTGCTGCAATGATAGGATAAAGTAGATAGTCACTTATAAAGATAAGTTTCACGGTGTTACTTGTCTTTTTTAAAGATTTGAACTGTGTAATAAATGATATCGTAAGAGGAGTCTTTTCAGCTGCGGGATAATCTAACTTTAACTTAAGGAGAAGGGTAAGAAGTATGAATATTAGCAGTATCCCAAATCCTGCGTCAAAAACTCTCAGCCCATATCTTTCTTCTAATAGAATTACCAATACAACTATTATAGCTTGATTTATCTGACGGAGAGAAGCCAGAATACCTTCTAGTTTTCTTAGCACATCAAAATCTAGGTTAACACTTTTAATCAGATATAAGTTAACAGGTTCCCTAAATATGAATAATGATATAAAAAGCCCTTGAAGTATTCCTAGAAATACAGCAGAGTTAACATAGGTTGAGACTAAGAAGGTGATCCAGGCTAAAGTGATAAACTGTACTAAAATTATGCTGAGATCGTACTTTTTCAGACTTTTTATAGAGTTATTTATTGCAGATGAAAAAGGCAATAGAAAAGAAGGAACACCACTTATTGAGGTAACAACAATTATACCGAGGTCTATTAAGTTCCTAGTTAAAAAATAAATGTAACCTACTAATAAATAGTAAAGTACAAAGTTAACTGGTATTAATTGAGTAATAAAAAGAATCTTTAGCGTCTTGTTACTATTTAAAACTTTAAGAGTCTTAATAATATCTTTGAGTCTTTCCATATTTTATCATCTCAAGTTTTCTGAGGCGTTATATGACAAGATAATTCCGTTAGATTACTGCTCATTAGATCCTTTCTACAACGTTCCATATTACCGCTTAAATATACAATACGTGATATATTCTTGGATTTCTCTATATCAAGCCCTATAATGAAACTCATATGGTATGTTGTAGAATTACATATTTCTTTTTCAACAATTTTATCTGCATCAAAACCCAAATTTGAAAGAGAGAATTTGAATAAGGTCCTCCTATTAGGTTTGCTGTTTCTTCTTACTGAAATAAGTTTATTATCATCTTCATATTTTCCGAAAAACGTTAAATAAAGTTTAGTTCTTTTCTCAGTAGCTATTAATCTTGATGATGCGTCTAGGAGAATTCCATTTTATCACTTGATATACTTTCGATTACTTACTTTATATTTTTTCTCAGTAACCGTGAATCTTCTGTGGTATATGATATTACTGACTTCTTTATGTAAAACATATTAGTCAGATCTGTATTACTCAGATCTCATCGCCCTTTATAATATATAATCAATTATTTCTTCATACAATTATACTAATTCCATGAGAATATTACAATTCGCAAAAGATACCTGAATCTCCCTTCAAATGAGGACTATTCACTGTCTTATATGGAAAATACTCATGTGAAAAATACACGAGGAAATACTGAATATTCGACAAAAGTTATCTTAAGGATAGAGTGTAAAGTGTTAAACAAATGGAAAGTGTCGGTATAGTGCTACAAAGAGGTGAAAATAATAGCATTTATGCTCTCCTTAAACCTAACATTGATATAATAAGCGGGCAACTTTTCCTTATTGAGGATGAAGGTAAAAAGACTGTAGCCAGGTTAGACGACTATTTCTACATAAATGAGTTCTTCGATGAAAAAACACCTTTCTCGAGGACATTGTTAAACGATAAAATTGATGTTGAACTATTAAATATGAATACGGTCATTAAGGCGGAATTATCAATAGTTAAGAGGTATAATCACTCCACGATACCAAAACCTGGGTCTATAGTGAAGTTTCTTCCAGAGATTGCGGATGAGAAGGACTTACTTTCTTTTTATCAACTTTCTTCATCTCAAGGTTACATCAAATATGGAAGATTAGCTGGTTCTAAAATTCCTTTACTTCTTGACCTTAATGCGATAACTATGCATGTCGGAATATTTGGAGAAACTGGAAGTGGAAAGAGTTATAATATGAGATACTTAATCACTCTTCTTTCAAATATTGAAATTGACGGTAAAATTACATCAATTCCTTTAATTATATTTGATGCTAATGGTGATTACTCGGATTTTACATCTTTTAACATAGATCTAGTCAGTAAGGGAAGAGGATGGATAAAGAAATATGTAATGAGAGATCCATTGAGTGATTATGAGATAAAATTATCAATTGACCTCTCTCTATTCACAGCTAAGGATTTAGCTGACTTTATAATTTCTCTAAAATATGGTGATATTGCCCCAAATTCATTACAAGCCAATATACTGGAGCAAGTCTTGTCTCAACATGATCCGCAGGAATATAATTGGTTATTAAGTACTAGAGAGGGCATTGAAAGTTTAAAAATAGAGTTACAAGAGCTTAAAAATACAGGTTTCAGTCCGAGTAGCATTAGAGCTGTAGTTAGTTCTTTAGAAATTTTCCTCAACAAAGTGAGAAAATACAATTTCGTATCTTCATCTTCTTCATTTAATGAACAAACCCTTGATGTTATTTGGAATACTAAAGGATTAGCTATAATTGACTTTTCATCTGATGGTGCACCAGGTGTTGATATATCAACTAAACAGCTAATTGTAAGTTATGTTTCTCGTTTAGTCTTAGATTATCTTACTAAGGCGAAATATTCTGGAAAACAAAAACTTATAGGAGTAGTGATTGAGGAAGCACAGAATTATATACCTTCAAATGATTATCCAGTAAATGCTAGGATTACGAAAGAGGTTTTAGTTACATTAGCT
It encodes the following:
- a CDS encoding ATP-binding protein — translated: MESVGIVLQRGENNSIYALLKPNIDIISGQLFLIEDEGKKTVARLDDYFYINEFFDEKTPFSRTLLNDKIDVELLNMNTVIKAELSIVKRYNHSTIPKPGSIVKFLPEIADEKDLLSFYQLSSSQGYIKYGRLAGSKIPLLLDLNAITMHVGIFGETGSGKSYNMRYLITLLSNIEIDGKITSIPLIIFDANGDYSDFTSFNIDLVSKGRGWIKKYVMRDPLSDYEIKLSIDLSLFTAKDLADFIISLKYGDIAPNSLQANILEQVLSQHDPQEYNWLLSTREGIESLKIELQELKNTGFSPSSIRAVVSSLEIFLNKVRKYNFVSSSSSFNEQTLDVIWNTKGLAIIDFSSDGAPGVDISTKQLIVSYVSRLVLDYLTKAKYSGKQKLIGVVIEEAQNYIPSNDYPVNARITKEVLVTLATQGRKFGASLFLVSQRPAFVDKYVLSMLNTFFFHRIYHEDVKYVMSATGGLPEHLAKSLPSLETGYVIVYGLMSALKSPALVKIPWDDRIGSYTGYVMSIENILVS